In Epinephelus lanceolatus isolate andai-2023 chromosome 16, ASM4190304v1, whole genome shotgun sequence, one DNA window encodes the following:
- the vamp1a gene encoding vesicle associated membrane protein 1a: MSTPEAVTPGAPEGEGGPPAPAPNLTSNRRLQQTQAQVDEVVDIMRVNVDKVLERDQKLSELDDRADALQAGASQFESSAAKLKNKYWWKNCKMMIIMAVVGVICFGVIFLYFFY; this comes from the exons AT gtccACTCCAGAAGCAGTTACTCCCGGGGCCCCAGAGGGGGAGGGGGGCCCTCCGGCTCCGGCCCCGAACCTCACCAGCAACAGACGACTGCAGCAGACACAAGCACAGGTGGACGAG GTGGTGGACATCATGCGTGTGAATGTGGACAAAGTCCTGGAGAGAGATCAGAAGCTGTCGGAGCTGGATGACCGAGCCGACGCCCTGCAGGCCGGAGCCTCGCAGTTTGAGAGCAGCGCCGCCAAACTCAAGAACAAGTACTGGTGGAAAAACTGCAAG aTGATGATCATCATGGCAGTTGTAGGTGTTATATGTTTTGGAGTCATCTTCT TGTATTTCTTCTACTGA